A genomic window from Nomascus leucogenys isolate Asia chromosome 10, Asia_NLE_v1, whole genome shotgun sequence includes:
- the ZNF599 gene encoding zinc finger protein 599, whose protein sequence is MAAPALALVSFEDVVVTFTGEEWGHLDLAQRTLYQEVMLETCRLLVSLGHPVPKPELIYLLEHGQELWTVKRGLSQSTCAGEKAKPKTTEPTASQLAFSEESSFQELLAQRSSRDYRLGQARDEEKLIEIQEGNLRPGTNPHKEICPGKVSYKHDDLEPDDSLGLRVLQERVTPQDALHERDSQGPGKDPMTDARNNPYTCTECGKGFSKKWALVRHQQIHAGVKPYECNECGKACRYMADVIRHMRLHTGEKPYKCIECGKAFKRRFHLTEHQRIHTGDKPYKCKECGKAFTHRSSFIQHNMTHTQEKPFLCKECGKAFYYSSSFAQHMRIHTGKKLYECSECGKAFTHRSTFIQHNMTHTGEKPFLCKECGKAFCLNSSFTQHMRIHTGEKPYECSECGKAFTHRSTFIRHKRTHTGEKPFECKECGKAFCDSSSLIQHMRIHTGEKPYECSECGKAFTHHSVFIRHNRTHSGQKLLECKECAKAFYYSSSFTRHMRIHTGEKPYVCRECGKAFTQPANFVRHNRIHTGEKPFECKECEKAFCDNFALTQHMRTHTGEKPFECNECGKTFSHSSSFTHHRKIHTRV, encoded by the exons GCATTAGTATCATTTGAAGACGTGGTTGTGACCTTCACTGGAGAGGAATGGGGGCACCTGGACCTGGCCCAGAGGACCCTGTACCAGGAGGTGATGCTGGAGACCTGCAGGCTCCTGGTCTCACTGG GGCATCCTGTTCCCAAACCAGAGCTGATCTATCTACTGGAACATGGACAGGAACTGTGGACAGTGAAGAGAGGCCTCTCCCAAAGCACCTGCGCAG GTGAAAAAGCAAAACCCAAGACTACAGAGCCTACTGCTTCTCAGCTGGCCTTCTCTGAGGAATCCTCTTTCCAGGAACTTCTGGCACAGAGATCCTCAAGAGATTACAGGTTGGGGCAAGCTAGAGATGAGGAAAAGCTAATAGAAATTCAGGAAGggaacttgaggccaggaacaaACCCCCACAAAGAGATATGTCCTGGGAAGGTGAGCTATAAACATGATGATTTGGAGCCAGATGATAGTCTGGGCTTAAGGGTTTTACAGGAACGAGTCACTCCACAAGATGCTCTCCATGAACGTGACTCTCAAGGACCAGGAAAAGACCCCATGACTGATGCAAGGAATAACCCTTACACATGCACGGAATGTGGGAAAGGGTTTAGCAAGAAGTGGGCCCTTGTTCGGCATCAACAGATTCATGCTGGAGTGAAGCCCTATGAGTGCAATGAGTGTGGGAAAGCCTGTCGTTATATGGCTGATGTCATTCGACATATGAGGCTTCATACTGGGGAAAAACCATATAAGTGTATtgagtgtgggaaagccttcaaaCGCAGGTTTCACCTCACGGAGCACCAGCGTATTCACACTGGAGATAAGCCCTATAAGTgcaaagaatgtggcaaagcattCACCCACCGCTCTTCTTTTATCCAGCATAATATGACTCACACTCAAGAAAAACCCTTTTTATGCaaagaatgtgggaaagcttttTACTACAGCTCCTCATTTGCTCAACACATGAGGATTCATACTGGAAAGAAACTCTATGAGTGCAGTGAATGTGGAAAGGCCTTCACACACCGCTCCACATTTATCCAGCACAATATGACCCACACGGGAGAAAAACCATTTTTatgtaaagaatgtggaaaagccttttgCCTCAACTCATCCTTCACTCAGCACATGAggattcacactggagagaaaccctatgagtgCAGTGAATGTGGAAAGGCCTTTACTCATCGCTCCACTTTCATCCGACATAAGAGGACCCATACCGGAGAGAAGCCCTTTGAGTGCAAagaatgtgggaaggcctttTGTGACAGCTCTTCCTTAATTCAACACATGAGGATTCACACTGGTGAGAAGCCTTATGAGTGCAGTGAATGTGGAAAGGCCTTTACACACCACTCTGTTTTTATTCGACATAATAGGACCCACAGTGGACAAAAACTCTTGGAGTGCAAAGAATGTGCAAAAGCCTTTTACTATAGCTCTTCCTTCACTCGACACATGAggattcacactggagagaagccctatgTTTGTAGAGAATGTGGAAAGGCTTTTACCCAACCTGCAAATTTTGTCCGGCATAATAGGAtccacactggagaaaaaccctttgaatgtaaagaatgtgaGAAAGCCTTCTGTGACAACTTTGCTTTAACTCAGCACATgagaactcacactggagagaaaccctttGAATGCAATGAATGTGGAAAGACCTTCAGCCACAGTTCATCGTTCACTCACCATCGAAAGATTCATACCAGAGTTTAA
- the ZNF181 gene encoding zinc finger protein 181 isoform X1, with protein MPQVTFNDVAIDFSHEEWGWLNSAQRDLYKDVMVQNYENLVSVAGLSVTKPYVITLLEDGKEPWIMEKKLSKGMIPDWESRWENKELSTKKNIYDEDSPQTVIIEKVVKQSYEFSNSKKNLEYIEKLEGKHGSQVDHFRPATLTSRESPTADSVYKYNIFRSTFHSKSTLSEPQKISAEGNSHKYDLLKKNLPKKSVIKNEKVNGGKKLLNSNKSGAAFSQGKSLALPRTCNREKIYTCSECGKAFGKQSILNRHWRIHTGEKPYECRECGKTFSHGSSLTRHLISHSGEKPYKCIECGKAFSHVSSLTNHQSTHTGEKPYECMNCGKSFSRVSHLIEHLRIHTQEKLYECRICGKAFIHRSSLIHHQKIHTGEKPYECRECGKAFCCSSHLTRHQRIHTVEKQYECNKCLKVFSSLSFLVQHQSIHTEEKPFECQKCRKSFNQLESLNMHLRNHIRLKPYECSICGKAFSHRSSLLQHHRIHTGEKPYECIKCGKTFSCSSNLTVHQRIHTGEKPYKCNECGKAFSKGSNLTAHQRVHNGEKPNSVVSVEKPLDHMNPYTCEKSYRRETI; from the exons GGTCCAGAATTATGAGAACCTTGTCTCTGTAG CAGGTCTTTCCGTAACTAAGCCATATGTGATCACGTTATTGGAGGATGGAAAAGAGCCCTGGATTATGGAGAAAAAACTGTCAAAAGGTATGATTCCAG ATTGGGAATCAAGATGGGAAAACAAGGAATTATCAACAAAGAAGAATATTTATGATGAAGATTCACCCCAAACAGTAATAATAGAAAAAGTTGTAAAACAAAGTTATGAATTTTCAAATTCTAAGAAGAATTTGGAATATATAGAGAAGTTGGAAGGGAAGCACGGAAGTCAGGTAGACCATTTCAGACCAGCAACTCTCACCTCTAGAGAAAGCCCCACTGCAGACAGTGTTTACAAATACAATATATTTAGAAGCACCTTTCATTCAAAGTCTACTCTTTCTGAACCACAAAAAATTTCTGCTGAAGGGAATTCACACAAATATGATCTATTAAAGAAGAACTTACCAAAAAAGTCAgttataaaaaatgagaaagtcaaTGGTGGAAAGAAACTTTTGAATTCTAATAAAAGTGGGGCAGCCTTCAGCCAGGGCAAATCTCTTGCCCTTCCCCGGACTTGTAATAGAGAGAAAATCTATAcatgcagtgaatgtgggaaagcctttggCAAACAGTCAATCCTCAATCGCCATTGGAGAATTCATACAGGAGAGAAGCCCTATGAATGTCGTGAATGTGGGAAGACTTTTAGCCATGGCTCATCCCTTACACGACATCTGATAAGCCATagtggagagaaaccttacaaatgtattGAGTGTGGCAAGGCCTTTAGCCATGTCTCATCACTTACTAACCATCAGAgcactcacactggagagaaaccatatgaATGTATGAACTGTGGAAAGTCTTTTAGTCGTGTGTCCCATCTTATTGAACATCTAAGAATTCATACTCAAGAAAAACTCTATGAGTGTCGTATATGTGGAAAGGCCTTCATTCATAGGTCATCTCTCATTCACCATCAGAAAAtccatactggagagaagccttaTGAATGTAgagaatgtgggaaagctttctGCTGTAGCTCACACCTTACTCGACATCAAAGAATTCACACTGTGGAGAAACAATATGAATGCAACAAATGTCTGAAAGTCTTTAGTAGCCTCTCATTTCTTGTTCAGCATCAGAGTATTCATACTGAAGAAAAACCCTTTGAATGTCAGAAGTGCAGGAAATCCTTCAACCAGCTTGAATCACTGAATATGCATTTGCGAAATCACATTAGATTGAAACCCTATGAATGCAGTatatgtgggaaagccttcagtcaTAGGTCATCCCTGCTTCAACATCacagaattcatactggagagaaaccttacgaATGTATTAAATGTGGGAAGACCTTCAGCTGTAGTTCAAACCTTACTGTACAtcaaagaattcatactggagaaaagccATATAAATGTAATGAGTGTGGGAAAGCTTTTAGCAAAGGCTCAAATCTTACTGCCCATCAAAGAGTACATAATGGAGAGAAACCCAATAGTGTGGTAAGTGTGGAAAAGCCTCTAGACCATATGAATCCCTATACATGTGAGAAATCTTACAGAAGAGAAACTATATGA
- the ZNF181 gene encoding zinc finger protein 181 isoform X4 codes for MPQVTFNDVAIDFSHEEWGWLNSAQRDLYKDVMVQNYENLVSVGLSVTKPYVITLLEDGKEPWIMEKKLSKDWESRWENKELSTKKNIYDEDSPQTVIIEKVVKQSYEFSNSKKNLEYIEKLEGKHGSQVDHFRPATLTSRESPTADSVYKYNIFRSTFHSKSTLSEPQKISAEGNSHKYDLLKKNLPKKSVIKNEKVNGGKKLLNSNKSGAAFSQGKSLALPRTCNREKIYTCSECGKAFGKQSILNRHWRIHTGEKPYECRECGKTFSHGSSLTRHLISHSGEKPYKCIECGKAFSHVSSLTNHQSTHTGEKPYECMNCGKSFSRVSHLIEHLRIHTQEKLYECRICGKAFIHRSSLIHHQKIHTGEKPYECRECGKAFCCSSHLTRHQRIHTVEKQYECNKCLKVFSSLSFLVQHQSIHTEEKPFECQKCRKSFNQLESLNMHLRNHIRLKPYECSICGKAFSHRSSLLQHHRIHTGEKPYECIKCGKTFSCSSNLTVHQRIHTGEKPYKCNECGKAFSKGSNLTAHQRVHNGEKPNSVVSVEKPLDHMNPYTCEKSYRRETI; via the exons GGTCCAGAATTATGAGAACCTTGTCTCTGTAG GTCTTTCCGTAACTAAGCCATATGTGATCACGTTATTGGAGGATGGAAAAGAGCCCTGGATTATGGAGAAAAAACTGTCAAAAG ATTGGGAATCAAGATGGGAAAACAAGGAATTATCAACAAAGAAGAATATTTATGATGAAGATTCACCCCAAACAGTAATAATAGAAAAAGTTGTAAAACAAAGTTATGAATTTTCAAATTCTAAGAAGAATTTGGAATATATAGAGAAGTTGGAAGGGAAGCACGGAAGTCAGGTAGACCATTTCAGACCAGCAACTCTCACCTCTAGAGAAAGCCCCACTGCAGACAGTGTTTACAAATACAATATATTTAGAAGCACCTTTCATTCAAAGTCTACTCTTTCTGAACCACAAAAAATTTCTGCTGAAGGGAATTCACACAAATATGATCTATTAAAGAAGAACTTACCAAAAAAGTCAgttataaaaaatgagaaagtcaaTGGTGGAAAGAAACTTTTGAATTCTAATAAAAGTGGGGCAGCCTTCAGCCAGGGCAAATCTCTTGCCCTTCCCCGGACTTGTAATAGAGAGAAAATCTATAcatgcagtgaatgtgggaaagcctttggCAAACAGTCAATCCTCAATCGCCATTGGAGAATTCATACAGGAGAGAAGCCCTATGAATGTCGTGAATGTGGGAAGACTTTTAGCCATGGCTCATCCCTTACACGACATCTGATAAGCCATagtggagagaaaccttacaaatgtattGAGTGTGGCAAGGCCTTTAGCCATGTCTCATCACTTACTAACCATCAGAgcactcacactggagagaaaccatatgaATGTATGAACTGTGGAAAGTCTTTTAGTCGTGTGTCCCATCTTATTGAACATCTAAGAATTCATACTCAAGAAAAACTCTATGAGTGTCGTATATGTGGAAAGGCCTTCATTCATAGGTCATCTCTCATTCACCATCAGAAAAtccatactggagagaagccttaTGAATGTAgagaatgtgggaaagctttctGCTGTAGCTCACACCTTACTCGACATCAAAGAATTCACACTGTGGAGAAACAATATGAATGCAACAAATGTCTGAAAGTCTTTAGTAGCCTCTCATTTCTTGTTCAGCATCAGAGTATTCATACTGAAGAAAAACCCTTTGAATGTCAGAAGTGCAGGAAATCCTTCAACCAGCTTGAATCACTGAATATGCATTTGCGAAATCACATTAGATTGAAACCCTATGAATGCAGTatatgtgggaaagccttcagtcaTAGGTCATCCCTGCTTCAACATCacagaattcatactggagagaaaccttacgaATGTATTAAATGTGGGAAGACCTTCAGCTGTAGTTCAAACCTTACTGTACAtcaaagaattcatactggagaaaagccATATAAATGTAATGAGTGTGGGAAAGCTTTTAGCAAAGGCTCAAATCTTACTGCCCATCAAAGAGTACATAATGGAGAGAAACCCAATAGTGTGGTAAGTGTGGAAAAGCCTCTAGACCATATGAATCCCTATACATGTGAGAAATCTTACAGAAGAGAAACTATATGA
- the ZNF181 gene encoding zinc finger protein 181 isoform X2 has product MPQVTFNDVAIDFSHEEWGWLNSAQRDLYKDVMVQNYENLVSVGLSVTKPYVITLLEDGKEPWIMEKKLSKGMIPDWESRWENKELSTKKNIYDEDSPQTVIIEKVVKQSYEFSNSKKNLEYIEKLEGKHGSQVDHFRPATLTSRESPTADSVYKYNIFRSTFHSKSTLSEPQKISAEGNSHKYDLLKKNLPKKSVIKNEKVNGGKKLLNSNKSGAAFSQGKSLALPRTCNREKIYTCSECGKAFGKQSILNRHWRIHTGEKPYECRECGKTFSHGSSLTRHLISHSGEKPYKCIECGKAFSHVSSLTNHQSTHTGEKPYECMNCGKSFSRVSHLIEHLRIHTQEKLYECRICGKAFIHRSSLIHHQKIHTGEKPYECRECGKAFCCSSHLTRHQRIHTVEKQYECNKCLKVFSSLSFLVQHQSIHTEEKPFECQKCRKSFNQLESLNMHLRNHIRLKPYECSICGKAFSHRSSLLQHHRIHTGEKPYECIKCGKTFSCSSNLTVHQRIHTGEKPYKCNECGKAFSKGSNLTAHQRVHNGEKPNSVVSVEKPLDHMNPYTCEKSYRRETI; this is encoded by the exons GGTCCAGAATTATGAGAACCTTGTCTCTGTAG GTCTTTCCGTAACTAAGCCATATGTGATCACGTTATTGGAGGATGGAAAAGAGCCCTGGATTATGGAGAAAAAACTGTCAAAAGGTATGATTCCAG ATTGGGAATCAAGATGGGAAAACAAGGAATTATCAACAAAGAAGAATATTTATGATGAAGATTCACCCCAAACAGTAATAATAGAAAAAGTTGTAAAACAAAGTTATGAATTTTCAAATTCTAAGAAGAATTTGGAATATATAGAGAAGTTGGAAGGGAAGCACGGAAGTCAGGTAGACCATTTCAGACCAGCAACTCTCACCTCTAGAGAAAGCCCCACTGCAGACAGTGTTTACAAATACAATATATTTAGAAGCACCTTTCATTCAAAGTCTACTCTTTCTGAACCACAAAAAATTTCTGCTGAAGGGAATTCACACAAATATGATCTATTAAAGAAGAACTTACCAAAAAAGTCAgttataaaaaatgagaaagtcaaTGGTGGAAAGAAACTTTTGAATTCTAATAAAAGTGGGGCAGCCTTCAGCCAGGGCAAATCTCTTGCCCTTCCCCGGACTTGTAATAGAGAGAAAATCTATAcatgcagtgaatgtgggaaagcctttggCAAACAGTCAATCCTCAATCGCCATTGGAGAATTCATACAGGAGAGAAGCCCTATGAATGTCGTGAATGTGGGAAGACTTTTAGCCATGGCTCATCCCTTACACGACATCTGATAAGCCATagtggagagaaaccttacaaatgtattGAGTGTGGCAAGGCCTTTAGCCATGTCTCATCACTTACTAACCATCAGAgcactcacactggagagaaaccatatgaATGTATGAACTGTGGAAAGTCTTTTAGTCGTGTGTCCCATCTTATTGAACATCTAAGAATTCATACTCAAGAAAAACTCTATGAGTGTCGTATATGTGGAAAGGCCTTCATTCATAGGTCATCTCTCATTCACCATCAGAAAAtccatactggagagaagccttaTGAATGTAgagaatgtgggaaagctttctGCTGTAGCTCACACCTTACTCGACATCAAAGAATTCACACTGTGGAGAAACAATATGAATGCAACAAATGTCTGAAAGTCTTTAGTAGCCTCTCATTTCTTGTTCAGCATCAGAGTATTCATACTGAAGAAAAACCCTTTGAATGTCAGAAGTGCAGGAAATCCTTCAACCAGCTTGAATCACTGAATATGCATTTGCGAAATCACATTAGATTGAAACCCTATGAATGCAGTatatgtgggaaagccttcagtcaTAGGTCATCCCTGCTTCAACATCacagaattcatactggagagaaaccttacgaATGTATTAAATGTGGGAAGACCTTCAGCTGTAGTTCAAACCTTACTGTACAtcaaagaattcatactggagaaaagccATATAAATGTAATGAGTGTGGGAAAGCTTTTAGCAAAGGCTCAAATCTTACTGCCCATCAAAGAGTACATAATGGAGAGAAACCCAATAGTGTGGTAAGTGTGGAAAAGCCTCTAGACCATATGAATCCCTATACATGTGAGAAATCTTACAGAAGAGAAACTATATGA
- the ZNF181 gene encoding zinc finger protein 181 isoform X3 has protein sequence MPQVTFNDVAIDFSHEEWGWLNSAQRDLYKDVMVQNYENLVSVAGLSVTKPYVITLLEDGKEPWIMEKKLSKDWESRWENKELSTKKNIYDEDSPQTVIIEKVVKQSYEFSNSKKNLEYIEKLEGKHGSQVDHFRPATLTSRESPTADSVYKYNIFRSTFHSKSTLSEPQKISAEGNSHKYDLLKKNLPKKSVIKNEKVNGGKKLLNSNKSGAAFSQGKSLALPRTCNREKIYTCSECGKAFGKQSILNRHWRIHTGEKPYECRECGKTFSHGSSLTRHLISHSGEKPYKCIECGKAFSHVSSLTNHQSTHTGEKPYECMNCGKSFSRVSHLIEHLRIHTQEKLYECRICGKAFIHRSSLIHHQKIHTGEKPYECRECGKAFCCSSHLTRHQRIHTVEKQYECNKCLKVFSSLSFLVQHQSIHTEEKPFECQKCRKSFNQLESLNMHLRNHIRLKPYECSICGKAFSHRSSLLQHHRIHTGEKPYECIKCGKTFSCSSNLTVHQRIHTGEKPYKCNECGKAFSKGSNLTAHQRVHNGEKPNSVVSVEKPLDHMNPYTCEKSYRRETI, from the exons GGTCCAGAATTATGAGAACCTTGTCTCTGTAG CAGGTCTTTCCGTAACTAAGCCATATGTGATCACGTTATTGGAGGATGGAAAAGAGCCCTGGATTATGGAGAAAAAACTGTCAAAAG ATTGGGAATCAAGATGGGAAAACAAGGAATTATCAACAAAGAAGAATATTTATGATGAAGATTCACCCCAAACAGTAATAATAGAAAAAGTTGTAAAACAAAGTTATGAATTTTCAAATTCTAAGAAGAATTTGGAATATATAGAGAAGTTGGAAGGGAAGCACGGAAGTCAGGTAGACCATTTCAGACCAGCAACTCTCACCTCTAGAGAAAGCCCCACTGCAGACAGTGTTTACAAATACAATATATTTAGAAGCACCTTTCATTCAAAGTCTACTCTTTCTGAACCACAAAAAATTTCTGCTGAAGGGAATTCACACAAATATGATCTATTAAAGAAGAACTTACCAAAAAAGTCAgttataaaaaatgagaaagtcaaTGGTGGAAAGAAACTTTTGAATTCTAATAAAAGTGGGGCAGCCTTCAGCCAGGGCAAATCTCTTGCCCTTCCCCGGACTTGTAATAGAGAGAAAATCTATAcatgcagtgaatgtgggaaagcctttggCAAACAGTCAATCCTCAATCGCCATTGGAGAATTCATACAGGAGAGAAGCCCTATGAATGTCGTGAATGTGGGAAGACTTTTAGCCATGGCTCATCCCTTACACGACATCTGATAAGCCATagtggagagaaaccttacaaatgtattGAGTGTGGCAAGGCCTTTAGCCATGTCTCATCACTTACTAACCATCAGAgcactcacactggagagaaaccatatgaATGTATGAACTGTGGAAAGTCTTTTAGTCGTGTGTCCCATCTTATTGAACATCTAAGAATTCATACTCAAGAAAAACTCTATGAGTGTCGTATATGTGGAAAGGCCTTCATTCATAGGTCATCTCTCATTCACCATCAGAAAAtccatactggagagaagccttaTGAATGTAgagaatgtgggaaagctttctGCTGTAGCTCACACCTTACTCGACATCAAAGAATTCACACTGTGGAGAAACAATATGAATGCAACAAATGTCTGAAAGTCTTTAGTAGCCTCTCATTTCTTGTTCAGCATCAGAGTATTCATACTGAAGAAAAACCCTTTGAATGTCAGAAGTGCAGGAAATCCTTCAACCAGCTTGAATCACTGAATATGCATTTGCGAAATCACATTAGATTGAAACCCTATGAATGCAGTatatgtgggaaagccttcagtcaTAGGTCATCCCTGCTTCAACATCacagaattcatactggagagaaaccttacgaATGTATTAAATGTGGGAAGACCTTCAGCTGTAGTTCAAACCTTACTGTACAtcaaagaattcatactggagaaaagccATATAAATGTAATGAGTGTGGGAAAGCTTTTAGCAAAGGCTCAAATCTTACTGCCCATCAAAGAGTACATAATGGAGAGAAACCCAATAGTGTGGTAAGTGTGGAAAAGCCTCTAGACCATATGAATCCCTATACATGTGAGAAATCTTACAGAAGAGAAACTATATGA
- the ZNF181 gene encoding zinc finger protein 181 isoform X5, with product MVQNYENLVSVAGLSVTKPYVITLLEDGKEPWIMEKKLSKGMIPDWESRWENKELSTKKNIYDEDSPQTVIIEKVVKQSYEFSNSKKNLEYIEKLEGKHGSQVDHFRPATLTSRESPTADSVYKYNIFRSTFHSKSTLSEPQKISAEGNSHKYDLLKKNLPKKSVIKNEKVNGGKKLLNSNKSGAAFSQGKSLALPRTCNREKIYTCSECGKAFGKQSILNRHWRIHTGEKPYECRECGKTFSHGSSLTRHLISHSGEKPYKCIECGKAFSHVSSLTNHQSTHTGEKPYECMNCGKSFSRVSHLIEHLRIHTQEKLYECRICGKAFIHRSSLIHHQKIHTGEKPYECRECGKAFCCSSHLTRHQRIHTVEKQYECNKCLKVFSSLSFLVQHQSIHTEEKPFECQKCRKSFNQLESLNMHLRNHIRLKPYECSICGKAFSHRSSLLQHHRIHTGEKPYECIKCGKTFSCSSNLTVHQRIHTGEKPYKCNECGKAFSKGSNLTAHQRVHNGEKPNSVVSVEKPLDHMNPYTCEKSYRRETI from the exons GGTCCAGAATTATGAGAACCTTGTCTCTGTAG CAGGTCTTTCCGTAACTAAGCCATATGTGATCACGTTATTGGAGGATGGAAAAGAGCCCTGGATTATGGAGAAAAAACTGTCAAAAGGTATGATTCCAG ATTGGGAATCAAGATGGGAAAACAAGGAATTATCAACAAAGAAGAATATTTATGATGAAGATTCACCCCAAACAGTAATAATAGAAAAAGTTGTAAAACAAAGTTATGAATTTTCAAATTCTAAGAAGAATTTGGAATATATAGAGAAGTTGGAAGGGAAGCACGGAAGTCAGGTAGACCATTTCAGACCAGCAACTCTCACCTCTAGAGAAAGCCCCACTGCAGACAGTGTTTACAAATACAATATATTTAGAAGCACCTTTCATTCAAAGTCTACTCTTTCTGAACCACAAAAAATTTCTGCTGAAGGGAATTCACACAAATATGATCTATTAAAGAAGAACTTACCAAAAAAGTCAgttataaaaaatgagaaagtcaaTGGTGGAAAGAAACTTTTGAATTCTAATAAAAGTGGGGCAGCCTTCAGCCAGGGCAAATCTCTTGCCCTTCCCCGGACTTGTAATAGAGAGAAAATCTATAcatgcagtgaatgtgggaaagcctttggCAAACAGTCAATCCTCAATCGCCATTGGAGAATTCATACAGGAGAGAAGCCCTATGAATGTCGTGAATGTGGGAAGACTTTTAGCCATGGCTCATCCCTTACACGACATCTGATAAGCCATagtggagagaaaccttacaaatgtattGAGTGTGGCAAGGCCTTTAGCCATGTCTCATCACTTACTAACCATCAGAgcactcacactggagagaaaccatatgaATGTATGAACTGTGGAAAGTCTTTTAGTCGTGTGTCCCATCTTATTGAACATCTAAGAATTCATACTCAAGAAAAACTCTATGAGTGTCGTATATGTGGAAAGGCCTTCATTCATAGGTCATCTCTCATTCACCATCAGAAAAtccatactggagagaagccttaTGAATGTAgagaatgtgggaaagctttctGCTGTAGCTCACACCTTACTCGACATCAAAGAATTCACACTGTGGAGAAACAATATGAATGCAACAAATGTCTGAAAGTCTTTAGTAGCCTCTCATTTCTTGTTCAGCATCAGAGTATTCATACTGAAGAAAAACCCTTTGAATGTCAGAAGTGCAGGAAATCCTTCAACCAGCTTGAATCACTGAATATGCATTTGCGAAATCACATTAGATTGAAACCCTATGAATGCAGTatatgtgggaaagccttcagtcaTAGGTCATCCCTGCTTCAACATCacagaattcatactggagagaaaccttacgaATGTATTAAATGTGGGAAGACCTTCAGCTGTAGTTCAAACCTTACTGTACAtcaaagaattcatactggagaaaagccATATAAATGTAATGAGTGTGGGAAAGCTTTTAGCAAAGGCTCAAATCTTACTGCCCATCAAAGAGTACATAATGGAGAGAAACCCAATAGTGTGGTAAGTGTGGAAAAGCCTCTAGACCATATGAATCCCTATACATGTGAGAAATCTTACAGAAGAGAAACTATATGA